In the genome of bacterium, the window TGCGCGCCTTCCGGTGGCGGATCGGGCCCGGCGGCTCCCCGTGAATCGGGGCTTTTTTTGGTACACTTGGCTGGAACCGCATCCGGGGAGAGACAGATGATCCGCAACGTCCTGGTCGGCACCGACGGCTCGCGCTACGCCGAGGGCGCCGCCCGTTACGGCGTTTGGGCGGCGCAGGCCGCGGGCACCAAGCTGATCGGCTGCTACGTCCTGGATATCCGCCTGCTGGACGGGCCCTTCTTCGCTCGTCTTGCGGCGATGCTGGGCTTCGCGCCGGCGACCGACTTCCGCGCCGCGGCTGAACCGGTCCTGCGCGGTCTGGGCGAGACGGCGCTGGGCTTCATCGCCGAGTTGGCCCGCAAGGCGGGGGTCTCCTACGAGGAGGTCATCACCAGCGGCCCCGTCGCCACCACCCTGGTCGAGAGGGCGCAGAGGGCCGGCCTCGTCGTCATCGGGCGCCAGGGCGACCACGCCGAGTACGAGAACGACATGCTCGGCAACGTCGCCGAGGGGGTGCTCAAGCGGGTGAACACCGCGGTCATGCTGGCTCCGGCCGATTTCGAGAAGCCGTCCCGCGTCGTGGTTTTCGTCAACGGCGAGCCCTCCGCCGAGGAGG includes:
- a CDS encoding universal stress protein, whose protein sequence is MIRNVLVGTDGSRYAEGAARYGVWAAQAAGTKLIGCYVLDIRLLDGPFFARLAAMLGFAPATDFRAAAEPVLRGLGETALGFIAELARKAGVSYEEVITSGPVATTLVERAQRAGLVVIGRQGDHAEYENDMLGNVAEGVLKRVNTAVMLAPADFEKPSRVVVFVNGEPSAEEALRFAADLSGGHGILIIHEGATRASAEKLLASYDLQAEYEELTMPLDERIADLDPGELVVIGATGGADHLILEPRTQRAIRDATGPIIVTA